In Candidatus Zixiibacteriota bacterium, a genomic segment contains:
- a CDS encoding glycosyltransferase family 4 protein, with the protein MKKLLVLSDGRSIHTERWCRYFEQNDFEVALFSLEEISILGPKIKYQGSRPTGRGLIDYSLAKNHFRIVVESFNPDIINAHYVNSYGWLASHTDKCPVIVTAWGSDLLIVPQKSKMQKRRVAQALSQAHYCTVDSHNLFEAANEYIDAQKIIKIIMGIGREFFEYRVKKDYGNNEIIRILSPRGFQPVYNPETIIAAAERLKEKFRFHIDMLGDSSNIEKYSAIIEDRNLSSHIKIKNRLPREEFEKSLSDYDIYLSASRSDSTSVSLLEAMSVGLLPVVSDIPGNREWITDYHNGYLFETGNVASLTEKLTEVLKGKIDFDRIAQINRSLIQEKAIWQDNMSKLKKLFLDISCE; encoded by the coding sequence ATGAAAAAACTCCTGGTATTATCCGACGGACGCTCGATTCATACAGAACGCTGGTGCCGATATTTTGAGCAAAATGATTTTGAAGTCGCCTTGTTTTCACTCGAGGAGATTTCAATTTTAGGCCCAAAAATTAAATATCAGGGGAGTCGCCCAACCGGGCGGGGGCTAATTGATTATTCACTGGCAAAAAACCATTTCCGCATAGTCGTCGAATCATTCAACCCCGATATTATAAACGCCCATTACGTGAATTCATACGGTTGGTTGGCTTCGCATACCGATAAATGCCCCGTGATTGTGACCGCATGGGGCAGCGATCTCCTTATAGTTCCTCAAAAATCAAAAATGCAAAAGCGGCGGGTGGCACAGGCGCTTAGCCAGGCCCATTATTGTACCGTCGATTCACATAATTTATTTGAAGCCGCCAACGAATATATTGACGCACAAAAAATAATAAAAATCATTATGGGGATTGGCAGAGAGTTTTTTGAATATCGCGTGAAAAAGGATTATGGCAATAATGAAATCATCCGAATCCTGTCGCCCCGTGGTTTTCAGCCAGTGTATAATCCGGAAACAATCATTGCGGCTGCCGAGAGGCTTAAAGAGAAATTCCGGTTTCACATTGATATGCTTGGGGACAGTTCGAATATTGAGAAATATTCGGCAATAATTGAAGATCGAAATCTTTCCAGCCATATTAAAATAAAAAATCGTCTACCCCGAGAGGAATTTGAAAAATCATTGTCGGATTACGATATTTATTTGTCGGCATCTCGGTCGGATTCCACCTCGGTCTCATTGCTGGAGGCGATGTCGGTGGGTTTGCTGCCCGTCGTTAGCGATATCCCCGGTAATCGAGAATGGATTACAGATTATCATAACGGATATCTTTTCGAAACTGGAAATGTCGCATCATTGACGGAAAAGCTAACGGAAGTTTTAAAAGGGAAAATAGATTTTGACCGCATTGCTCAAATAAATCGATCATTAATTCAGGAAAAGGCAATCTGGCAGGATAATATGTCAAAGCTGAAAAAACTATTTCTGGATATTTCGTGCGAATGA
- a CDS encoding GNAT family N-acetyltransferase: MIEIRIIDRRYLDEPSWENLARRGSFYHTLQWVDICAKGIPGRGIFVCGYENDSLLCGMPAIISRRMGAKSFYSMPNGTYGAVLWSEDILSDHREQFGRGLIDYFTENSFSQVIIVDYANSLGFWQNRRFSSESNSTHILDLRGENDFSPPKKVMTEIKIGEKARGEVIRITDDHWLEEYYALYLRNELRHGRSRPLYEKRFYEAIVEKLKDSDNLYWNGLIVKDRLIGSQIHFIHNKAQYYWQAVSDFDKRNFRPDYRLLYDAIKYNRNQGVLTVNLGASPADAEGLVFFKERWGGRKFKYPILTNKSKLRKLLGR, translated from the coding sequence ATGATAGAAATTCGAATTATAGATCGCCGCTACCTCGATGAACCGAGTTGGGAGAACTTGGCGCGGCGCGGATCTTTTTACCATACTTTACAGTGGGTAGATATATGCGCAAAAGGAATTCCCGGGCGGGGAATTTTTGTGTGCGGATATGAGAATGATTCACTTCTGTGTGGAATGCCCGCAATAATTTCCCGGCGGATGGGTGCCAAATCATTTTATTCCATGCCCAACGGAACCTATGGAGCGGTTCTTTGGTCGGAAGATATACTTAGTGATCATAGGGAACAATTTGGACGAGGACTAATTGATTATTTTACGGAAAACAGTTTTTCCCAGGTAATAATTGTCGATTACGCTAATAGCCTCGGATTCTGGCAAAATCGCCGCTTTTCTTCAGAATCGAACTCAACCCATATTCTCGATCTTCGCGGTGAAAATGATTTTTCTCCTCCCAAAAAAGTCATGACTGAAATCAAAATCGGTGAGAAAGCGAGAGGCGAGGTCATCAGGATTACTGATGATCATTGGCTTGAAGAATACTACGCTCTTTATCTCAGAAATGAACTAAGGCATGGACGAAGCAGGCCGCTTTATGAAAAGAGATTTTATGAAGCGATAGTAGAAAAATTGAAAGACTCTGATAATTTGTATTGGAATGGATTAATTGTCAAAGATCGGCTAATCGGATCACAAATTCATTTCATCCATAACAAGGCTCAATATTACTGGCAGGCGGTTTCGGATTTCGATAAAAGAAATTTCCGCCCCGACTATCGGCTCCTTTATGATGCAATAAAATATAATCGAAACCAGGGAGTGCTGACGGTTAATCTGGGTGCCTCACCCGCCGACGCGGAAGGATTAGTGTTTTTTAAAGAACGTTGGGGCGGCCGCAAATTCAAATATCCAATCCTGACCAATAAATCGAAGCTTAGGAAATTATTGGGGCGTTAG
- the lnt gene encoding apolipoprotein N-acyltransferase gives MPKIFHYIAKSIWPDDLTLRQERLYLLFFAALLAAAWPPLPLGFLAVIALIKPLDIISGKPFGSAFKQGYYYSFFYHCFSLYWIGWVTIPGTIAAIGIISSYSAFVLALYSALYRKSKKVALILLPFLWAGVEYFRTLLEIAFPWSNLSYTQGAYTAFIQICKFTGDAGITIILVVVNILLWQAWKNKKPLYVFIVGLLIGLPTIYGAIVLSQAEPSNEGPIKVALLQGSLSIEEKWDPDNKEYSFFLYDSLAVEAVSDFSQSKPDLIIWPETAAPAYLLSEYRLTRMVAQTARKVETPMLVGTLDFTRMDKDNVKSYNAAVHFNADGSHDKPYHKNKLVPFAETVPYSEYVPWLANLSLGWSDFEHGTELPVYESEFGGYGVLICYEVVFPELVNQYVRNGADFLVNITNDTWYGYSSGPYQHAGMAVFRAIENNIYIARTANSGFTYFVDNFGRIYNKSNLYEKTIVRGQLKPVQGLTVFNKTGPILGQFGLLLIGLLSIILFGLWIKEKASA, from the coding sequence GTGCCGAAGATTTTCCATTATATTGCCAAATCTATCTGGCCTGATGATTTAACCCTGCGCCAGGAAAGATTATATTTACTATTCTTTGCGGCTCTTTTGGCCGCCGCCTGGCCGCCTTTACCTCTGGGATTTCTGGCCGTGATCGCGTTGATTAAGCCTCTGGATATAATATCCGGAAAGCCATTTGGGTCGGCGTTTAAGCAGGGTTATTATTATTCGTTTTTCTATCATTGCTTTTCGCTTTATTGGATTGGCTGGGTGACCATTCCGGGAACAATCGCGGCCATCGGAATTATTTCTTCCTATTCGGCCTTTGTGCTTGCTCTTTATTCGGCTCTTTATCGAAAATCAAAAAAAGTGGCGTTAATATTATTGCCGTTTCTGTGGGCAGGCGTCGAATACTTCAGAACTTTACTGGAGATTGCTTTCCCGTGGTCAAACCTGTCTTACACTCAAGGCGCATACACCGCTTTTATACAGATATGCAAATTCACCGGGGACGCCGGCATTACGATAATCCTGGTCGTTGTCAATATTTTGCTCTGGCAGGCATGGAAAAATAAGAAGCCATTATACGTTTTCATCGTCGGACTTCTGATCGGGCTTCCGACAATTTATGGGGCAATAGTTTTATCTCAGGCGGAGCCGAGTAATGAGGGTCCAATTAAAGTTGCGCTTTTGCAGGGGAGTTTGAGTATTGAGGAAAAATGGGATCCTGATAATAAGGAGTACAGTTTTTTCCTGTATGATTCCCTGGCGGTTGAAGCCGTTTCGGATTTCTCCCAGAGCAAACCTGATTTAATTATTTGGCCCGAGACGGCAGCGCCGGCATATTTATTATCGGAATATCGCCTGACGCGAATGGTGGCGCAAACGGCACGGAAAGTTGAAACGCCAATGCTGGTCGGCACGCTCGATTTTACGAGGATGGATAAAGACAACGTAAAAAGCTATAACGCGGCAGTACACTTTAACGCCGACGGTTCTCATGACAAACCGTATCACAAAAATAAATTGGTTCCGTTCGCTGAAACGGTACCCTATAGTGAATATGTTCCCTGGCTGGCGAATCTTTCGTTGGGCTGGTCTGATTTTGAGCACGGCACTGAGCTTCCCGTATATGAAAGCGAATTTGGCGGGTATGGCGTTTTGATATGTTATGAAGTGGTTTTCCCTGAGCTGGTCAATCAGTACGTTAGAAACGGCGCTGATTTCCTGGTCAATATAACCAATGATACCTGGTACGGATATTCATCGGGGCCGTATCAACATGCCGGAATGGCAGTATTTCGCGCGATAGAAAACAATATTTATATTGCCCGCACCGCTAATAGCGGTTTTACGTATTTCGTTGATAATTTCGGGCGAATATACAATAAGAGTAATTTGTACGAAAAAACAATCGTCCGTGGTCAATTGAAACCGGTACAAGGATTGACTGTTTTTAATAAAACCGGCCCCATCCTGGGGCAATTTGGCCTGTTGTTAATTGGATTATTGAGCATTATATTATTTGGACTATGGATAAAAGAAAAAGCCTCTGCCTGA
- the gpmI gene encoding 2,3-bisphosphoglycerate-independent phosphoglycerate mutase — protein sequence MILLCILDGFGLRSEKENNAVAAARKPNLDKIFATWPGEPIDGSGLAVGLPKGQMGNSEVGHLNLGAGRVVYQDITRIDKSIDDGSFFKNEVLVSSIKKTANAGKAVHLIGLVSDGCVHSSMNHLDALIRLARDLNTPELYLHAFLDGRDTSPTSGAGFVQQALDMFEKYQIGSIATIMGRYWGMDRDKRWDRIERAYRAIALGEGKKVDNPIQAIKDSYKAGVTDEFVEPTVLNYDDRGGKVQSGDLALFFNFRADRVRQLNHVFEGNQFLPTLDTDNGLKVNLVNMTIYDEKLKTPEIAFSPRRMKRLLGELLAENNLKQLRIAETEKYAHVTYFFNGGNETPFPGEDRELIQSPKVATYDLQPEMSALEVTSRVIEAIESDKYEVIVLNFANCDMVGHTGIIEAAVKAVETVDDCVGKVLDTLISKGGMGILTADHGNAEMMVDPENGGPHTAHTTNLVPCHLINGPDGAKLRSGGKLADIAPTMLQLLNIKKPIEMDGESLLI from the coding sequence ATGATTTTACTCTGCATTTTAGACGGTTTCGGACTCCGTTCCGAAAAAGAAAATAATGCTGTGGCTGCGGCCCGAAAACCGAATCTGGATAAAATTTTTGCCACGTGGCCAGGCGAACCAATTGATGGTTCAGGGTTGGCGGTGGGATTGCCCAAAGGCCAAATGGGTAATAGCGAGGTTGGGCATCTGAATCTTGGCGCCGGACGGGTCGTCTATCAGGATATTACTCGGATTGATAAATCCATTGACGACGGTTCATTCTTCAAGAATGAGGTTTTGGTATCGTCAATCAAGAAAACCGCAAATGCTGGTAAAGCGGTGCATCTTATCGGACTTGTTTCAGATGGCTGTGTGCATAGCTCCATGAATCATCTCGACGCGCTGATTCGTTTAGCCCGGGATTTGAACACGCCGGAATTGTATCTGCATGCTTTCCTCGATGGTCGGGATACGTCGCCGACTTCCGGTGCTGGATTTGTTCAGCAGGCGCTGGATATGTTTGAAAAATATCAAATTGGTTCTATCGCGACGATTATGGGACGATACTGGGGGATGGACCGGGATAAACGCTGGGATCGGATTGAACGGGCTTATCGAGCGATTGCCTTAGGCGAAGGGAAAAAAGTCGATAATCCCATTCAGGCGATTAAAGACTCGTATAAGGCGGGCGTAACCGATGAATTCGTCGAACCGACAGTATTGAATTATGATGACCGAGGCGGCAAGGTACAATCGGGCGATTTGGCTTTGTTTTTCAATTTCCGGGCCGACCGGGTGCGGCAACTTAATCATGTCTTTGAAGGCAACCAATTTTTGCCAACGCTCGATACCGATAATGGCCTGAAAGTTAATCTCGTCAATATGACCATCTATGATGAGAAATTGAAAACTCCCGAGATTGCTTTTTCTCCCCGGAGGATGAAACGGCTGTTGGGCGAATTGCTGGCGGAGAATAATCTCAAACAATTACGAATTGCCGAAACCGAAAAATACGCGCATGTCACTTATTTCTTCAATGGTGGAAATGAAACGCCATTTCCGGGCGAAGACCGCGAATTGATTCAATCGCCGAAAGTCGCCACTTATGATTTACAGCCGGAAATGTCGGCGCTTGAAGTGACTTCCAGAGTTATTGAAGCAATCGAATCTGACAAATACGAAGTCATTGTCCTCAATTTCGCCAACTGTGATATGGTCGGACATACCGGAATAATTGAAGCCGCGGTCAAGGCGGTCGAAACGGTTGACGATTGCGTCGGCAAAGTATTAGATACTCTTATATCAAAGGGCGGAATGGGAATCTTAACTGCAGATCACGGTAACGCGGAGATGATGGTTGATCCCGAAAACGGCGGGCCCCATACCGCTCATACGACTAATCTTGTCCCCTGCCATCTCATCAACGGACCTGATGGCGCAAAATTACGGTCGGGAGGGAAATTGGCCGATATCGCTCCGACAATGCTTCAGCTATTAAATATAAAAAAACCTATTGAAATGGACGGCGAGTCGCTGTTAATTTAG
- the purM gene encoding phosphoribosylformylglycinamidine cyclo-ligase: MENKNKIDYASAGVDLQAADEALNKIKKLARTTFNDNVLSDIGSFGGLYKPPLEKFENPVLVSSTDSVGTKLKLAFMTGIHNTVGQCIVNHCVNDILVQGAMPLFFMDYIGVGVLKPEVVAQIVEGLTIACRENDMPLLGGETAELPGFYNPGEYDLVGTIVGMVDRDKIVDGLTITAGNIIYGLPSVGLHTNGYSLARKICFEMAGLQADSYVEEIKGKIGPELLNVHRSYLKPVTRLMKEIDVKGMAHITGGGIAGNLIRIIPENLRAVLKVESWPDLPIFEYLQKQGSVADNDMFDAFNMGIGYIVVVDESDTGKTEKTLSNLNQEFYRIGEVEKGVREVVIK, from the coding sequence ATGGAAAATAAAAATAAGATCGATTATGCGTCGGCGGGAGTGGACCTTCAGGCCGCCGATGAAGCGCTGAATAAAATAAAGAAGCTGGCGCGGACGACTTTCAATGACAACGTGCTTTCGGATATTGGATCATTCGGAGGCTTATATAAACCGCCATTAGAGAAATTCGAAAATCCGGTTCTGGTATCATCGACCGACAGCGTCGGAACGAAATTGAAGCTGGCGTTTATGACCGGAATTCATAACACTGTCGGCCAGTGCATCGTCAATCATTGCGTCAATGATATCCTGGTTCAGGGAGCGATGCCTTTGTTTTTCATGGATTATATTGGAGTCGGGGTGTTAAAACCCGAAGTCGTGGCACAGATTGTAGAAGGATTGACAATTGCCTGTCGTGAAAACGATATGCCCCTTCTGGGTGGTGAAACCGCCGAGCTTCCCGGTTTTTATAATCCCGGCGAATATGACCTGGTGGGGACGATTGTCGGCATGGTTGACCGGGATAAAATCGTTGACGGTTTGACAATCACTGCTGGCAATATTATCTATGGTCTGCCCTCGGTGGGACTGCATACCAACGGCTATTCCCTGGCGCGGAAAATATGTTTTGAGATGGCCGGATTGCAGGCTGATTCCTATGTCGAAGAAATCAAAGGAAAAATCGGCCCGGAGCTATTGAATGTACATCGCAGTTATTTAAAACCGGTTACCCGACTGATGAAAGAAATTGATGTTAAGGGGATGGCTCATATTACCGGCGGCGGTATCGCTGGAAATCTTATCAGGATTATTCCGGAAAATCTCAGGGCTGTGCTGAAAGTGGAAAGTTGGCCTGATTTACCGATTTTTGAATATCTTCAAAAGCAAGGCAGTGTTGCCGATAACGATATGTTTGATGCCTTTAATATGGGCATCGGGTATATTGTGGTAGTCGACGAGTCTGACACGGGCAAAACCGAGAAAACCCTTTCGAATCTTAACCAGGAATTTTATCGAATCGGGGAAGTTGAAAAGGGCGTTCGTGAAGTTGTCATTAAATAG
- a CDS encoding class I SAM-dependent methyltransferase: protein MPDQKKEKDVDLEKPRQTYTLPQIYDIAFDFRDVSEEVDFLLGISEKQIGRKVKSAFEMACGPAYHTREIARRGVVSVGLDIEPAMVKYTQELIAKENIKADIFVGDMRSFKSDKKYDLVYMLMASFAQLLTNKDIIDNFNCAANLLTDGGIYIISTAHPRDFYGDEKPTVKNTWEMTRGDIKVMTDWGGDDQKFDALTEIDDIVVSFDVTTPEGKKRYEFPDRYRRCSIKTFEAFVELSGRFEIVDRYGAVDPKIKLSNASESWRFVPILKKVK, encoded by the coding sequence ATGCCTGATCAAAAAAAAGAAAAAGACGTTGACCTTGAAAAGCCCCGTCAAACTTATACTCTCCCACAAATATATGATATCGCTTTTGATTTTCGCGACGTATCCGAAGAGGTTGACTTCCTTTTGGGAATCTCTGAGAAACAGATCGGTCGAAAAGTAAAGTCCGCCTTTGAGATGGCCTGCGGTCCGGCCTATCATACCCGGGAAATCGCACGAAGAGGCGTTGTTTCGGTCGGTTTGGATATCGAACCGGCCATGGTGAAATACACACAAGAATTAATCGCAAAAGAAAATATCAAAGCGGATATTTTTGTAGGCGACATGCGGTCGTTTAAAAGCGATAAGAAATACGATCTCGTATATATGCTGATGGCTTCCTTTGCCCAGCTTTTGACAAATAAAGATATCATTGATAATTTCAATTGCGCAGCCAACTTATTAACTGATGGAGGCATTTATATTATTTCCACCGCTCATCCCCGCGATTTTTATGGGGATGAAAAACCAACTGTCAAGAATACCTGGGAAATGACTCGCGGTGATATAAAGGTCATGACCGACTGGGGCGGAGATGATCAAAAATTCGATGCCTTGACCGAGATTGATGATATTGTTGTTTCATTCGATGTGACTACGCCGGAAGGGAAAAAACGATATGAATTCCCTGATCGATACCGGCGTTGTTCAATTAAGACTTTTGAAGCATTCGTTGAGCTATCGGGCAGATTTGAAATAGTAGATCGCTACGGTGCGGTAGATCCGAAAATAAAACTGTCAAATGCTTCCGAATCCTGGCGATTTGTCCCTATTTTGAAAAAAGTCAAATAA
- a CDS encoding RluA family pseudouridine synthase, whose amino-acid sequence MSTSAELKKINTEELSRPQRLDKYLASREDLELSRAYIQNLISSNYVRVNDKTVSKNYKLKGGETIVIQIPPPEKLDLTPVDIPLDIVYDDEHLAVVNKPAGLVVHPGAGNKSHTLVNALLYHFKGLSDHDSFNRPGIIHRLDKDTSGLIVIAKDDLSARRLREQFAAREVEKIYHAITCGHMPEEEGTIELPIGRSLRDRKKMAVTNLKSRNAITHYRVLKRFWINDYVEIRLETGRTHQIRVHLAHFNRPVLGDPDYGGGQKWLKGIDPSHRKTGKHLLSLIDRQALHAKSLEFIHPIMNKKIFVSSNLPEDMDRLLKYLREFCAA is encoded by the coding sequence ATGAGTACATCTGCGGAATTAAAAAAAATCAATACCGAGGAATTATCCAGACCTCAAAGATTGGATAAGTATCTGGCATCTCGGGAAGATCTGGAATTGTCGCGAGCTTATATCCAGAATCTGATTAGTTCCAATTATGTCCGGGTTAATGATAAGACGGTATCGAAAAATTATAAATTAAAAGGCGGCGAGACGATTGTTATTCAAATTCCTCCGCCGGAAAAATTGGATTTAACCCCTGTAGATATTCCGCTTGATATTGTCTATGACGATGAACATCTCGCGGTTGTCAATAAACCGGCCGGACTGGTTGTTCATCCCGGAGCGGGCAACAAATCACATACTCTCGTTAACGCTTTGCTTTATCATTTTAAGGGGCTATCCGATCATGATTCGTTTAATCGCCCGGGAATCATCCATCGCCTCGATAAGGATACTTCAGGATTAATAGTAATCGCCAAAGATGACTTATCCGCGCGGAGGTTGCGAGAGCAATTCGCGGCCCGGGAAGTCGAGAAAATATATCATGCCATAACTTGCGGTCACATGCCCGAAGAAGAAGGCACGATTGAACTTCCTATCGGCCGTTCTCTGCGCGATCGGAAAAAAATGGCGGTTACAAATTTGAAATCACGAAATGCAATTACTCATTATAGAGTTCTGAAGAGGTTTTGGATAAATGATTATGTCGAAATCAGGCTGGAAACCGGACGAACTCATCAAATACGCGTTCACTTAGCTCATTTTAACCGGCCGGTACTGGGAGATCCGGATTATGGCGGTGGACAAAAATGGTTAAAAGGAATTGACCCGTCCCACAGAAAAACCGGTAAACATTTGCTGTCTTTGATTGACCGTCAAGCATTGCACGCCAAATCGCTTGAATTTATTCATCCGATTATGAATAAGAAAATATTTGTCTCAAGTAATCTACCTGAAGACATGGATCGGTTATTGAAATATTTACGGGAATTCTGCGCAGCCTAA
- the rsmA gene encoding 16S rRNA (adenine(1518)-N(6)/adenine(1519)-N(6))-dimethyltransferase RsmA → MTKAKKSLGQHFLIDPLIINQIIEALNPQPGETILEIGPGEGVLTLPLVNSGADIVAVELDRRLAPGLAKKFSGKENFRVRETDILTVNPQEAGLDIFAVIGNLPYNITTPIMDWLMMYHAQINRAVFMMQKEVADRVTSPPGKKARSTISVLTSLYFDSEIICPVPPDSFRPPPKVDSTVVRFTRHDSRYQISDIKRFEKFVRNSFSGKRKSLLNNLNSAYPLPRAELEKIIVKLTNSSTTRAEQLELDAFIELADTIFQQL, encoded by the coding sequence ATGACTAAAGCCAAGAAATCTCTCGGGCAACATTTTCTTATCGATCCCCTGATTATCAATCAAATTATCGAGGCGCTAAATCCTCAGCCCGGTGAAACCATTTTGGAAATAGGTCCTGGGGAAGGGGTGCTTACATTGCCTCTCGTGAATTCCGGAGCCGATATTGTCGCGGTTGAGCTCGATCGGCGACTGGCTCCCGGACTCGCCAAAAAATTTTCGGGCAAAGAAAATTTTCGAGTTCGCGAAACCGATATCCTGACGGTTAATCCGCAGGAAGCGGGACTGGATATTTTCGCCGTCATCGGCAATTTGCCATATAATATCACGACTCCGATAATGGATTGGCTGATGATGTATCATGCCCAAATCAACCGTGCCGTTTTTATGATGCAAAAGGAAGTCGCCGACAGGGTGACCTCACCGCCGGGCAAAAAAGCTCGTTCGACGATATCGGTTTTGACATCATTGTATTTCGATAGCGAAATAATTTGCCCGGTGCCTCCCGACTCTTTTCGTCCTCCCCCAAAAGTCGATTCGACAGTCGTAAGATTTACCCGGCATGACTCCCGGTATCAGATTTCGGATATAAAGCGGTTTGAGAAATTCGTCCGAAATAGTTTTTCGGGAAAGCGCAAATCTCTTTTGAATAATCTTAATTCAGCGTATCCTTTGCCCCGAGCAGAACTGGAAAAAATAATTGTAAAGCTGACAAATTCATCAACTACCAGAGCCGAGCAACTCGAACTCGACGCTTTCATAGAATTGGCGGATACCATATTTCAACAGCTTTAA
- a CDS encoding TatD family hydrolase, producing MIDTHCHIDFRDFDNDREDVIVRASEYGVDRLINIGADMDSTRRSFRLANEYDNVFCTVGIHPHDAKTLTDEFLTEMRKMAENPKVVGIGEIGLDYYRDLSPRKIQRAAYIKQLDLAAELKMPVVIHVREALDDAFEIISNYIGRLSGVFHCFPGTVEQAEWVISVGFHVSVNGVMTYKNSKMAHIGREIDLTKILIETDCPYLTPVPHRGKRNCPAYVKLVCERLAELRDISIEEADKITTRNAEKLFRLVEMFE from the coding sequence ATGATAGATACTCATTGCCATATTGATTTCCGGGATTTTGATAATGACAGGGAAGACGTTATCGTACGTGCCTCCGAATACGGAGTTGACCGACTAATTAATATCGGGGCTGACATGGACTCGACCCGGAGGTCATTCCGACTGGCAAATGAATACGATAATGTATTCTGTACAGTGGGAATACACCCGCATGACGCCAAAACCCTGACCGATGAATTCCTGACGGAAATGAGAAAAATGGCCGAGAATCCCAAAGTCGTTGGCATCGGCGAAATCGGCCTTGATTACTATCGGGATTTATCGCCGCGCAAGATTCAGCGCGCGGCCTATATAAAACAGCTTGACCTCGCCGCTGAGCTCAAAATGCCGGTTGTTATTCATGTTCGCGAAGCGCTCGATGACGCCTTTGAAATAATATCCAACTATATTGGCCGGTTATCCGGGGTGTTTCATTGTTTTCCGGGAACAGTTGAACAGGCCGAATGGGTAATTTCCGTGGGATTTCATGTCTCGGTCAATGGCGTTATGACCTACAAAAATTCCAAAATGGCACATATCGGTCGGGAAATCGATTTGACAAAAATATTAATTGAAACCGATTGCCCGTATTTGACGCCAGTTCCTCACAGAGGCAAGAGAAATTGTCCGGCTTATGTTAAATTAGTCTGCGAAAGATTGGCTGAACTGAGAGATATTAGTATTGAAGAAGCGGATAAGATAACGACTCGTAATGCCGAAAAACTATTTCGGCTGGTAGAAATGTTTGAGTAA